A window from Neochlamydia sp. AcF84 encodes these proteins:
- a CDS encoding transposase codes for MKHGLGNKAPLLRYGQKKERGQKLLRQTEYKNLYVATAVCPRSGQAEGMILPFLNSQGVEILLKQVSQSLPASSHALLILDRASYHTSKTLKVPSNIHLLFLPPYSPELNPVENLWHYLRSHFWSNRIYRGYKELEKMAIASWRKVCLQEKRMKSLCAVSYA; via the coding sequence ATGAAGCACGGCTTGGGCAACAAAGCACCTCTACTAAGGTATGGGCAAAAAAAGGAACGCGGCCAAAAGCTCTTAAGGCAGACAGAATATAAAAATCTGTATGTAGCTACAGCTGTTTGCCCACGTTCAGGGCAAGCAGAAGGAATGATTTTACCTTTCTTAAATAGCCAAGGAGTGGAAATTCTTCTTAAGCAAGTTAGCCAATCGCTGCCTGCTTCCTCCCATGCTTTGCTAATTTTAGACCGAGCTAGCTATCATACTAGTAAAACGCTGAAAGTTCCTTCCAATATTCACCTGCTCTTTCTACCTCCTTATAGTCCTGAACTTAATCCTGTTGAAAACTTATGGCATTATTTGCGTAGCCATTTTTGGTCTAATCGTATTTATCGTGGTTATAAAGAACTAGAAAAGATGGCAATAGCTTCTTGGAGAAAGGTATGTCTGCAAGAAAAAAGAATGAAAAGTTTATGTGCTGTATCGTATGCCTAA
- a CDS encoding helix-turn-helix domain-containing protein, which yields MFVAFYHTIEELNAMAKKKAYGSYSCKIRAVVMAMEGESAYQIGKALGYCTSAIQKWIRRYNAQNLEGLKDKRPVITGRKRALTFEQEKAFLQRVDKGPEPDESINVFHLVDLQAILKKSLVKT from the coding sequence ATGTTTGTAGCTTTTTATCATACAATAGAGGAATTAAACGCCATGGCAAAAAAGAAAGCCTATGGCAGTTACAGTTGTAAAATAAGAGCAGTGGTGATGGCGATGGAAGGAGAAAGCGCATATCAGATAGGAAAGGCGCTAGGTTATTGTACAAGCGCTATTCAAAAATGGATCCGAAGGTATAATGCTCAAAATTTAGAGGGCCTGAAAGATAAAAGGCCTGTAATAACAGGAAGAAAAAGAGCTTTAACGTTTGAGCAAGAAAAAGCTTTCTTACAGAGGGTAGATAAAGGGCCTGAACCTGACGAAAGCATCAATGTTTTCCACCTAGTTGATCTGCAAGCTATTCTAAAAAAGAGTTTGGTAAAAACTTAA